The Bradysia coprophila strain Holo2 chromosome IV unlocalized genomic scaffold, BU_Bcop_v1 contig_84, whole genome shotgun sequence genome window below encodes:
- the LOC119072733 gene encoding uncharacterized protein LOC119072733, protein MLINKRLKMFHWLKQRQNTTVNSQPTVNNHSQNTNSTKSKIRYKGLQFNQSCSQNIGKILCRGNDDVKVGYKPTLKNRSTFTKLKQKTPILEMYDVVYNMPCLGDGRRAKCDLNYIGQTGRKAYVRTDEHVEDIKKFNQDGELESSTALVHHFYEAGHVPDTENVSILEVEHNYAKRKVLESLHIMTNPAMNFRRDTENISSIAHMTDDVSIKMRNVSRICV, encoded by the exons ATGCTGATCAACAAAAGACTTAAAATGTTTCACTGGTTGAAACAAAGGCAAAATACAACGGTCAACAGTCAACCTACCGTGAACAACCACTCACAGAATACCAATTCGACAAAAAGCAAGATACGTTACAAAGGTCTACAATTCAATCAGTCATGTTCCCAGAACATAGGAAAAATTCTCTGCAGAGGAAATGATGACGTAAAAGTGGGCTATAAACCGACTCTGAAGAATAGATCGACTTTCACCAAACTGAAACAAAAGACACCGATATTGGAAATGTATGACGTAGTCTACAACATGCCTTGTCTAGGTGATGGCAGAAGAGCCAAATGTGATCTGAATTACATTGGTCAAACGGGACGAAAGGCATATGTGAGGACAGATGAACACGTTGAAGATATTAAAAAGTTTAACCAGGATGGAGAATTGGAAAGTTCAACAGCTTTAGTGCACCATTTTTACGAAGCTGGTCATGTACCagacactgaaaatgtttcaatattGGAAGTTGAACATAATTATGCGAAACGTAAGGTGCTTGAGTCTCTCCACATTATGACCAATCCGGCTATGAATTTTAGAAGAGACACAGAAAACATCAGCTCG ATAGCCCACATGACTGATGATGTATCAATAAAGATGCGAAACGTCTCAAGAATTTGTGTTTGA
- the LOC119072987 gene encoding uncharacterized protein LOC119072987, producing the protein MEILNIDREMCDKLPTHKKQILNLFRKHKDLIKMFFFVKCSACHKTVKIDPDKSEQVKCCNKMLSKRETNFFVYLPMQEQLSRSIKNNWSYIEEFDTSSNEDGCYSDVHDGEILKNIFKLYENQDLNILSLCLNVDGANRFKSNKFSLWPIQFIQNFLPPRIRFQSHNIIVTGLLYTESEANLNFRDYLLPLVYEFSGMKENNFCVNINDQDYVFKAIISHCCVDLPAKSKIQETKQFGGYDACTYCEIPGEKVQIERSNDKRKKGNKVHKKPAECVRYVEGDVEHPLRDEVDTLKKMLIASGENDAVNGIKDVSCLVAFEHFNILHSISIEYMHCILLGNQKRILNLFLDSKNKSCPYYIPPKKKKLLNDRIMAIKPNADVVRKPRSLEQKADFKASEYKFLLLYYLPSN; encoded by the exons ATGGAGATTCTCAACATCGATCGCGAAATGTGTGATAAATTACCTActcataaaaaacaaattttaaacttatttAGAAAGCATAAAGACttgattaaaatgtttttctttgtaaagTGCAGTGCATGCCACAAGACAGTCAAAATTGACCCAGACAAATCTGAACAAGTGAAGTGTTGTAACAAAATGTTAAGTAAACGGGAGACTAATTTTTTCGTGTATTTGCCGATGCAAGAGCAATTGTCACGAAGCATTAAGAACAACTGGTCATACATTGAGGAATTTGATACAAGCAGCAACGAAGATGGGTGTTATTCCGATGTACATGAcggagaaattttgaaaaacatttttaagctGTATGAGAATCAagatttgaacattttgtCATTATGTCTCAATGTAGACGGAGCCAACAGATTCAAATCCAACAAGTTTTCACTATGGCCCATTCAATTCATACAGAACTTTTTGCCGCCGAGAATTCGTTTCCAATCTCATAACATAATCGTAACTGGATTGCTTTATACGGAATCCGAGGCAAACCTGAACTTCCGAGATTATTTGCTACCGCTGGTGTATGAATTCAGTGGAATGAAAGAAAACAACTTCTGTGTGAACATCAACGATCAGGATTATGTCTTCAAGGCAATCATCAGTCATTGTTGTGTCGACCTACCTGCTAAAAGTAAGATACAAGAAACCAAACAATTTGGTGGCTATGATGCATGTACATATTGCGAGATCCCGGGTGAGAAAGTTCAAATTGAAAGATCGAATGACAAACGGAAAAAAGGAAACAAAGTACACAAGAAACCTGCGGAATGCGTTCGTTATGTGGAAGGCGATGTTGAGCATCCATTACGGGATGAAGTGGACACTCTGAAGAAAATGCTTATTGCAAGTGGTGAAAATGATGCAGTCAATGGTATTAAAG ACGTTTCGTGTTTGGTCGCATTTGAACACTTCAACATTTTGCATAGTATCAGCATTGAATACATGCACTGCATATTACTTGGAAATCAAAAACGCATTTTAAACTTGTTTTTggattcaaaaaataaaagctgTCCATACTACATTCCtccaaagaagaagaaattgcTGAACGACAGAATAATGGCAATTAAGCCAAATGCTGATGTTGTAAGAAAACCGCGCTCGCTGGAACAAAAAGCCGACTTCAAAGCAAGTGAATACAAATTCTTGCTGTTGTACTATTTGCCAAGCAACTAA